A region of Carassius gibelio isolate Cgi1373 ecotype wild population from Czech Republic chromosome B11, carGib1.2-hapl.c, whole genome shotgun sequence DNA encodes the following proteins:
- the LOC127968063 gene encoding histamine H1 receptor-like → MCFLTTLTSCDVCPMETTTILTATNGKIILQEHLEPNVTSLSNASAPFHHHMNNVVLGVLLGTLSLLTVIMNLLVLFAVRKERTLHTVGNLYIVSLSIADLIVGATVMPLNLVYLLEDEWKLGRLICQFWLVMDYVASTASIFSLFILCLDRYRSVRHPLQYLKYRTRGRATLLICSAWLLSMTWIVPILGWRMFARVDRKPELENQCDTDFRFVTWFKVLTAILNFYIPSFLMLLFYSQIFIAVRDHYREWENFAGPMVKTEADVTLHNGMQLQITKASERESLASQAFSQNEGLLDQYSLEQPYSSRDNNEDAASETKRKSCYKAKAMFSLSKRMRKSEVSFQSEDGETVAEGPPLPLAFLQSENNAQPKAFMNANDCNVLVPNSVGNMCESAPTVDVHNYATILSNHSAPPSPPSPWAENSPPLDATNTLLAKQTWQKLCEQSKQSIHSMRIRKERKAARQLGFIIGVFMVCWIPYFLTFMVMALCETCVHHDLHMFTIWLGYINSTLNPFIYPLCNENFKRVFKKIFHIDR, encoded by the coding sequence atgtgctttctcACAACTTTAACATCATGTGATGTGTGCCCAATGGAGACGACTACGATACTCACTGCGACGAACGGGAAAATTATTCTTCAAGAACACCTCGAACCCAACGTCACGAGTCTTTCGAATGCGTCCGCTCCGTTCCACCATCACATGAACAATGTGGTGCTGGGGGTTCTGCTCGGCACACTGTCGCTTCTGACGGTCATCATGAACCTGCTGGTGCTTTTTGCCGTGAGAAAGGAACGGACTTTACACACGGTGGGGAACCTGTACATCGTTAGTCTCTCAATAGCGGATCTCATTGTGGGGGCGACAGTCATGCCCTTGAATCTGGTCTACCTTCTTGAGGACGAGTGGAAACTGGGTCGCCTTATTTGCCAGTTCTGGCTGGTCATGGACTATGTGGCGAGCACGGCCTccattttcagcttgtttatCCTTTGCTTGGACAGGTACCGCTCCGTACGCCACCCCTTACAGTACCTAAAGTATCGCACACGGGGAAGAGCGACGCTGCTGATTTGTAGCGCGTGGCTGCTCTCCATGACCTGGATCGTTCCCATCCTGGGCTGGCGGATGTTTGCACGAGTCGACAGGAAGCCAGAGCTGGAGAACCAGTGTGACACGGACTTCCGCTTCGTGACCTGGTTCAAAGTTCTGACCGCCATCCTCAACTTCTACATTCCCTCCTTCCTCATGCTTCTGTTCTACTCGCAGATTTTCATCGCAGTCCGCGATCATTACAGAGAGTGGGAGAACTTTGCCGGTCCGATGGTGAAAACCGAAGCAGACGTCACGTTACATAACGGCATGCAGCTGCAGATAACCAAAGCCTCGGAGAGAGAGAGTCTGGCTTCGCAGGCGTTCTCTCAAAACGAGGGCCTGCTGGATCAGTACAGTCTGGAGCAGCCTTACAGCTCGAGGGACAATAACGAGGACGCTGCCTCCGAGACAAAAAGGAAGAGTTGTTACAAGGCCAAAGCAATGTTTAGTCTGTCGAAACGCATGAGAAAGAGCGAGGTCTCGTTTCAGAGCGAAGATGGGGAAACTGTCGCAGAAGGCCCTCCGTTACCTCTCGCCTTCCTGCAGTCCGAGAACAACGCTCAGCCCAAAGCGTTCATGAATGCAAACGACTGTAACGTGTTAGTGCCAAACTCTGTTGGCAACATGTGTGAGAGCGCACCGACTGTGGATGTTCACAATTACGCCACGATTCTAAGCAATCACAGCGCTCCGCCGTCCCCGCCGTCGCCCTGGGCTGAGAACAGCCCTCCGCTGGACGCCACCAACACGCTCCTCGCCAAACAAACATGGCAGAAGCTCTGCGAACAGTCCAAGCAGAGCATCCACAGCATGCGCATCCGGAAGGAGCGGAAAGCCGCCAGGCAGCTTGGCTTTATCATCGGTGTCTTCATGGTGTGCTGGATCCCATACTTCCTCACCTTCATGGTCATGGCCTTGTGTGAGACCTGTGTGCATCATGACCTTCATATGTTCACAATTTGGCTAGGGTACATCAACTCCACCCTGAATCCCTTCATATACCCGCTGTGCAATGAGAACTTCAAAAGGGTGTTCAAAAAGATATTTCATATCGATAGATAG